CACCTCCGGGTGAGCTTTGCAGCCTGTTTTATTTTGCCTATACGGGTTCTGACCAGGGGCCGTTCGGTTCCTAAGCATTCAGATGCTGCACATTGAACAGCCGTGCATAGCTTCCGGCAAGCGCCATCAGCTCCTCATGGGTTCCGCGCTCGGTGATCTCCCCGTTCTCCATTACAATAATCTGGTCCGCATGGGTGATCGTGGACAGCCGGTGGGCCACAATTAATGTGGTCCGCTCACTGGAGAGCGCCTGCAGTGCCTGCTGGATCAGATGCTCGGACTCCAGGTCGAGCGCTGAAGTCGCCTCGTCCAGAATCAGCACCTTGGGGTCCTTCAGGAAGACGCGGGCGATCGCCACTCTCTGCTTCTGTCCCCCGGACAGCTTCACCCCGCGTTCCCCGACCTCGGTATCATAGCCCTCCGGCAGCTGCATGATGAAGTCATGCGCGTTCGCGGACTTCGCTGCCGCTATGATCTCTTCTTCCCCGGCACCGGGATTACCGAACAGAATGTTGTCGCGGACCGAGCCGCTGAACAGGAAGTTATCCTGCAGCACCATCCCCACGGTCTGCCGCAGGCTCTCCTGAGTCAGCTCCCGCACATCCCGGCCGTCCAGACGCAGGCTGCCTTCGCTGATGTCATAGAAGCGCGGGATCAGGCTGATCAGCGAGGACTTCCCGCCTCCGCTCATTCCGACCAGCGCCACCGTCTGTCCCGGAGCAATGCTGAGGTCAATATTACGCAGCACCCATTCGTGCTCCTCCCCGTATTTGAACCACACCTTACGGAATTCAATCTCCCCGGCAGCATCCCGCAGCGGCTCCGCTCCAGGCGCATCAACAATATCATACGGCTCGTTCAGCAGCTCCAGGACACGTTCAAGCGAAGCGGAGGCCTGGGTCAGCACGGTCGAGGAATTGATCAGACGGCGCAGCGGTGCATACATGCGGTCCAGGTAGCCGAAGAAGGCTACGAAGGTCCCGAGGGTCAGATGGCCCTGGATGACCTGATAGCCCCCGTAACCGATAACAAGCAGCGGCGCAATATCGGTCAAGGTATTGATAATCGCGAAGGTGAAGGCGTTCCAGCGGGTCTGAGCCATCGCTTTTTGCAGGAATCTGCCGTTGATGTCCTCGAACTGCCGCTGGTCTACACGCTCCATCGTGAAGCTGCGGATCACCGCAATCCCCTGAATCCGCTCATGCAGATAGCCTTGAATGACGGCAAGCGCCTGGGACCGGTCCTTGGTCAGCACCTTAAGCCGTTTGTAGAGCGTGTTCACAGCGATGCCGTAGAGCGGCAGAACCGCAACTGCTACCAGCGTCAGCATGGGATTGAGATAGAGCATGAACCCCAGCGCGAACAGCAGCGTGAACATATCCAGCCAGACGTTCATCATGCCCACTTCCACCAGGTTCTTCGACTGCTCCACATCGTTAATGAACCGGGAGATGGCCTCGCCCACCTTCGTATTCTGGTAATAGCGCAGGGAGAGCCGCTGCAGATGGGCGTAGAGCCGGTTGCGCATATCGAATAACACCTTGCTGGTAATCAGCTGGGCGAAGTATTGGCGGTAATATTCCACGGGGCCGCGGATCAGCACGAACAGCACGAGTGAGCCGCCCAGTACCATCATCAGCTTCGATATCCGCTCTGCGACCGGCAATGCGGGATTGCCCAGCAGCTCATCGACCACGTACTTCAGAATCATCGGCAGCGTCAGCGGAATGCTGAACTTGACCATCCCGATGATCAGGGTAAGGATAATCCACTTCAGGTAGGGCCTTACGAAAGTAAAATATGATTTCCATGACTTCACAGCTCTTCAGGTCCTTTCCAATTCGTTCTTTAACAGGGCACAGTTGACATTTGCGCGCTGCAATGTTTTGATATTTTTATTAGCAAGGAGTGCAGTACCGAAATTCAGGAGGATAATGATGCCCAGACAATTTGTGACGGAAGCCGTCATGATGGCGATTTACGGCCAGCTTCTTAACCCGCGAAGCCCTGTAGAATATATAGTGCCTTACACCACGATCATGGAGCTGTACGAGCTGCGGGACAGCAATGAGCCGGTGATGAGCCAGGCGGATGATGATAAGCATGTCAGACTCAGAATCCGTGAGCTGATTGACTATTTCGAGGAACCGCTGAATGCCAAGAAGATCAACCGCTGCCTGAATATTCCCTGGGCCAAGAGCTCCGGCATTCTGCTGGGCAGCCAGGCGCAGCTAACAATTATCAACAGCGTGGATAACGCCTCCTACGGGGAAGCCTTCGATCCGATTGAGACCGAGCTGCTGCTTGCATCCCAGCGCGAGAAGGTGCCGATTCTGACCGACCAGTTCGAGCTGATTCAGCGCATTATCGAAGGCGGCGTCCCCGTCCAGGTGTATGACATTGACGATTTCGAGTTCGCGATGGAGGAAGAGACCTTCCGCAGCTCACCCTGATGCCCCGGCCCGCCCGGTGATTCTCTCTGATCTCATGCAGAAGCCCTTGCCGTCCGGCAAGGGCTTCCTTGGCTTCCCGGTCCGTACCGGAGCTGCCGCGTTTCTATTGGCTGCTCTCAGGTTACCGGAACCGGCTCATACCGGTATTCGATATCATCCTCAGCTTCCGAATAGACAATGGCCAGGTTGTACCCCTCCAGATACCACAGGTCCTGCTCTTCCATATAGAAAATAAGGCTGTCCTGCTCGAACGCTGCGGCGGGACGTCCAGGCTGCTCTGTTGCAATGCCCAGCGAGAAGCCGGGATGCAGGCCGCCGCCGGAGCTGTACCGGGGAAATAAACGGATATGGGCCCCGTCCCCGAGGCTAAGCTCCCTCTTGAACCAGGCTGCCGCCTGCGGACTAATCAATATGTTCATCTCTATACCCTCCTCCCCTATCTCTCCATCATACCCAAAAAACATCAGTTTACCAAATCCCCTGATTCAGAACGGCATCCGGTTTGTATATCATAAGCGATATTCGCCGTTTGTTCAAAAATACATTTGACATTTCTCAAACGGTGATGATAAACTCTAGAACATAACGAAACGTCTTCAATTAATTACCAAAATCAAGAAAGGGTGATCTCGGTGTTTAACATTGAATTGGTGCATTTCCCCATGGATACTGACAGCAAGTTTCAATTGAATACCGAAGCAGCCCGAGCAGTGGAGAATTGCTGAGAATCATGCGTGTTCCGCGTACCGTATGAGTCCCAGTCCGGATTTATCTCTTCCATGTCTCTGTGCTGCCTACAGCACCGTGGACATGATCGTCGCAATTACAGGCGTATCATCCGTTTATGGATGGTACGCTTTTTTGTGTGCTGTATTAGAGTAACCCGCTCCTGTAACCATTGAATCTGTTCCGTTAATCAAGCCGGCCAACATTATTCCACACACGAAAGGAAGGGATTTCCCTTGTTCTCTGTACTCCGCGATCTCGGCTGGTTCTTCCGCCGGGAAAAAAGGCGCTACACCATAGGCCTTATTCTGCTAATTGTAGTAGGCGTGCTGGAGCTTCTGCCTCCGCGCCTGCTGGGCAACGCCATTGACGACATCGTCAGCGGCTCCATCACCACAGGTTCCCTTATGAAGTACATCGGTATGATCGTGATATTTCTGCTGACGATTTACTGGATCACCTACATATGGATGCACAAGCTGTTTGGAGGCTCCAACCTGGTCGAGCGCCTGCTGCGCTCGCGCTTCATGAATCACCTGATGACCATGACTCCCGCCTTCTTCGAGCGCAACCGGACGGGCGATCTGATGGCCCGGGCCACGAATGATATCCGTGCGGTCGCGGTCACTGTAGGCTTCGGGATGCTGACCCTGGTTGATTCGACCGTCTATCTCACCGTCGTGCTGTTCGCCATGGGCTTCCTGGTCAGCTGGAAGCTGACGCTGGCTGCCGTTATCCCGCTTCCGCTGATTGCGATAGCGATGGTGTTCTACGGCAAAGCTATTCATGACCGGTACAGCCTGGCCCAGGATGCCTTCGGCGACATGAACGACCAGGTGCTGGAATCGGTCTCCGGTATCCGGGTCATCCGGGCGTATGTGCAGGAACGTCTCGATGAGAAGCGCTTCTCTGACATTACTGAGGATGTATACCGCAAGAATATGGCGGTAGCGCGGGTCGATGCCTTCTTCGAGCCGACCATCCGCTTCTGCGTAGGTCTCAGCTATATCATTGCGCTGACCTACGGCATCTATCTGGTGTTCCGCAACCAGATCACACTGGGAGACCTGGTCTCCTTCAATATGTATCTCGGCATGATCGTCTGGCCGATGTTCGCCATCGGCGAGCTGATCAATATCATGCAGCGCGGCGGCGCTTCGCTGGAGCGGATCGACGAGACGCTGAATGCCAAGCCGGATGTCAAGGATGTGCCTCATCCGGTGAAGGTCGCTAATCCGGCTTCGATCGAACTGAAGGATGTGACCTTCCGGTATCCAACCTCAACCGTCGACAATCTGAGCGGTGTCAGCTTCTCCCTCTCCCAGGGCCAGACGCTGGGCGTGGTCGGACGGACCGGCAGCGGCAAATCAACGCTGCTGAAGCAATTGCTTCATGAATACCCTACGGGCACCGGCGAGATCCTGATCTCAGGTGTGCCGATTACCCAGATTGCCCTGGATCAGCTGCACAGCTGGATGGGCTATGTGCCGCAGGAGCAGATTCTGTTCTCCAAGTCGGTGCGCGAGAATATCCAGTTCGGCCGCTCCGGGGCCAGCGATGAGCGGATCATGCAGGCGATTACTGCTGCCGCCTTCCAGAATGACCTTGGCACCCTGTCTGACGGGCTCGATACGATGGTCGGCGAACGCGGCGTCTCCCTCTCCGGGGGGCAGAAGCAGCGGGTATCGATCTCCAGAGCCTTCATTGCCGATCCTGATATCCTGATTCTGGATGATGCGCTGTCCGCCGTGGATGCACGGACGGAAGCGAAGATCATCGAGAATATCCGCGAAGAGCGCAGCGGCAAAACCACGCTCATCTCCACCCACCGCCTCTCGGCAATTGAACACGCGGATCTGATCGTCGTGCTCGACGGCGGACATATTACCGAGCGGGGTACCCACCAGGAGCTGCTGGAGCTAAACGGCTGGTACCGCGAGCAGTTCGACCGCCAGCAGGTGGAGAATAACCTGACGAATGAATAACAACCAACAGGAGGTGTCACCGTTGACACAGAGCACCGGCAAACGTCTGCTGCAATATGCACTGACCGCCAAAAAGACCTTCATCGCAGCCCTGCTGCTCCTCACGATCGGGGTAGCGGCCGAGCTGGCCGGGCCGTTCATCGCCAAGAGCATGATTGACAACCATCTGCTGGCGATTGAGAAGCCCTACTTCCAGACGGCTTCGCCCAAGGATGCTGCTGAATATAATAACACTTACTACAAGCGCGGTGACCGGTTCGCCGCTGATGAAGCCAAGGGACAGGAGGTCCGCCTTCTCCAGGTGGGCCGGAGCTTCTACTTCATCAATGAGGCCGTAACGCAGGCCGAAGGCGAGCGAAGCTTCGCGGACGGGAGCGTCCAGGTCAAATACGGCGACCAGATTGCCGTCTATCCGGCGGTGAAGTTGTCGGCGGGCGAGCTGTTTGCTTTTTACCAGCCGGAGCTTCCCGGAATCTATGAACTGGTGGGCCTGTATGCCCTGTTCCTGGTCATCTCGATCATTGCCGAGTTCGGCAAAACCTACTGGCTCCAGTCCTCTGCCAACCAGGTTATCCGCAAGCTGAGAACCGATGTATACGCTCATATCCAGCGTCTGCCGGTGCATTTCTTCGATAATCTGCCGGCGGGCAAGGTCGTCTCCCGGGTCACCAACGATACGGAAGCGGTCAAGGATCTGTTCATTGCGGTGTTGTCCAACTTCGCTACTGGGATTATCAACATCACCGGTGTCTATGTCGCCCTGTTCCTGCTTGATGTGAAGCTGGGGCTGGTGAGCTTGTTCATCGTGCCGGTCATTATAATCTGGATTGTGCTGTACCGCAAAATCGCGACCAAATACAACACGATTATCCGCTCGCGGCTAAGTGAGATTAATGCGATTATCAATGAATCCATTCAGGGGATGTCCATTATCCGCATCTTCCGCCGCCAGAAGCAGAGCAGTGCCGAGTTTGAACAGCTGAATGACGATTATCTGAAATACCAGAACAAAATGCTGAATCTGAACGCCTTCACCTCGCACAATCTGGTGAACTCGCTGCGTAACCTCTCCTTCGTGCTGGTGCTGTGGTATTTCGGCTTCGGCAGCATGAACGGCTCCACCTTCGTTTCTCTGGGTGTCCTGTACGCCTTCGTCGATGTGCTGGGCCGGATGTTCCAGCCGATTACAGGTATGGTTAACCAACTGGCGAATCTGGACAGCTCCATGGTCTCAGCCGGCCGGGTATTCACGCTGATGGATGAGCCGGGCGAGCCGGTCACTGACGGCTCCATGCCGCGCTATAAGGGCAATGTCGTATTTAAGGATGTCTCCTTCGCTTACAAAAAGGACTTCGTCCTGCGCGACATCTCCTTCGAGGCGCGTCCGGGCGAGACGGTGGCCCTGGTCGGTCATACCGGCTCCGGCAAAAGCTCGATCATCAACCTGCTGTTCCGGTTCTATGATCCGCAAAAAGGAAGCATTACGATCGACGGCCAGGAGGTTACCGGCCTGCCCAAGCAGTGGCTGCGCAGCCATATGGGCATCGTGCTCCAGGACCCTTATCTCTTCACCGGAACGATTGCTTCCAATGTCAGCCTCGGTGACGAGCGGATCTCCCGCGAACGGGTAGAACGGGCGCTGCGCGAGGTAGGGGCCGACAAATTACTGTCCCATCTGCCGCAGGGCTTCGATGAGCCGGTGATTGAGAAGGGCAGCACCCTGTCCGCCGGACAGCGGCAGCTGATCTCCTTCGCCAGAGCACTCGCCTTCGATCCGGCGATCCTGATTCTGGATGAGGCGACCTCCAACATCGATACCGAGACGGAGAGCGTTATCCAGCAGGCACTGGAGGTGCTGAAGAAGGGCCGGACCACCTTCATCATTGCCCACCGTCTGTCGACGATCCGCAGCGCCGACCAGATCCTGGTCCTCCATCGCGGCCAGATTGTTGAACGCGGCAGCCATGATGAGCTGATGGCGCTAGGCGGAAGATACTTCCGTATGTACCAGCTCCAGCTTGGTGCAGGCGCCGGTGAACCGGCTGCAGAACCGGCAGCAGGTAATTCCTCTGCTGATACTGCCGCAGCCGGACTGCGCCCTTCCCTGGAGGTATAATTCCAGGCTAACCGTAAAGCCGCTGATGCTCTGCCCCCTGAAGCTGCTTAAGCCTCAGGGGGTTTCTTGTGCTTGAACTCAGAACATTTGTTCTGTATAATGGTAGGCAATACATAATATTGGATGAGGTGATAGCGGTGATAACCTACAAGCTCAGCAAGCGGCAGGCGCGGCTCTTCCTGCTGCGCCATCAGCGGCTGGTGGCGGACGGAGGAACCGGAGGCAAGCAGGGCATTTATGATTATGTGCGCCATGTGGGCTGCATACAGTACGACCCGCTCAGCATTGCCGGTCATAATCATGAGCTTGTATTGCAGGCCCGCATCCCGGACTTTGTGCCGGCGATGGCGAATGAGCTGCTCTACCAGGACCGGCTGCTGCTTGACGGCTGGGACAAGAATATGTCCATCTACTGTACAGAGGACTGGCCATACTTCCAGCGGCGCCGGGAAGCGGCAGCCAGACACCGCCACAACGAGGCCATGGCAGCCATGGTTGCCCATGTCCGCGAGGAGCTGGAAGCGCGCGGGCCGCTCTCTTCGCTGGACCTGGAGAGCCGGGAGAAGATCGACTGGGCCTGGGCTCCGGCCCGGCTCTCCCGGGCGGCTATGGAGAGCATGTACTTCTGGGGGGAGCTGTCCATCCATCACCGGGTGCATACGCGGCGGTATTATGACTATACCGCGAAGCTGCTTCCCGCTGAGCTCCTCAGCGCAAGCGATCCCAATGCGACCCTGGAGGAGCATTATGACTGGTATGTGCTGCGCCGGGTCGGCAGCATCGGCCTGCAATGGAACCGGGCCGGCGACGGCTGGCTCGGCATCGCCGGGCTGAAGAGCAAGGAGCGGACAGCCTCCATCCAGCGCCTGCTGCAGGACGATCTGCTCCGGGAGGTGCAGGTCGAAGGAATCAAGCTCCCGCTCTATGTCCGTACAGCGGATACCCCCGTGCTGGAGGCGGTGCTGCAGGAGGATTACGGCCATTTACCGGAATCTGCTGCTGATGTGCAGCCTCAGTCGGCATCTGGCGTTACCCCCTTCGCCGCGCTGCTGGCTCCGCTTGACAACCTGCTGTGGGACCGGGAGCTGATCCGCCAGTTGTTCGGCTTCCACTACCGCTGGGAGGTCTACAAGCCGGTGCTGGAACGGGAATACGGCTATTATGTGCTTCCTCTGCTCTACGGTGACCGCTTCATCGCCCGGCTGGAGCCGGTGATGAATAAGAAGACCGGTATTCTCGACATCATCCGCTGGTGGTGGGAGCCGGGGGAAGCCCTGGACCGGGGAATGCTTCCTGCACTTCTGCAAGCCTTCACGGCGCTGATGCGCTCCACCGGCGCTACCGGCATCCGCTTCGCCCCTGATCTTGTCCGGGACTGCGGATTGCAGGAGCTTGAGGCTGGACTGCCTGCGCCGCTGCCTGTGCAATAACATGAAGAGACCCGCTCGAACGCAGCCTTGTTGGTGCGTAAGAGCGGGTCTCTTTTGCAGATAAGGAGATAAGGCCGTTTAACGAAGCTGCTCTTCTTCCAGTCCCAGCTTACTGTACATTTCGGTGCAGTAGCCTTGCAGCTTAATCTCCAGCCGGCTGGCCTTGTTCTTGAAGCGTTTCAATTCACGGATCATATGAGCCCTTCCGGCCGGTGTGAAGGTCTCCTGAATCCGCTCCTTGAAGTAATCATGAACAATATGGTTGCGCTCCTTCCACACGGCCTGCAGCTGGACCGTCTCTTCCTCAGAGAATGGGAAGTGATGCTGGATTTCTTTGATGAGCTGGCCGAGTGAATTGCTAAGCTTGCGTTGATACAACTCTGCGATTTCGGCGTCTGTCGGCGTTCTGCCCTGCGACAGCTTCGTCAGCAGCAGCAGATTCGTCAATTGCTGCTCCAGCGCCTGGCAATAATAGACGGCCAGCCCGAAATAAGCAAATAGCTCTTTGGATTGTTCACTCTCCGGTATTTGTGTATCCTTCATCGTTCCTCCCCGTTCTTGATCTGGTTATTTGTCGTAGAGCTTAATTGGTTTTGTTATAATCCATTCGGCCGCAGCGGTACAGATAGTAAGCGGCCAGCAGGCATATGTACGCGAGCGCGTGGCTATAAGCAGCAAGCACCGGCCACACCGTCAGTGCATCGGCATTCATCAGCTTATCCATGACCGGATATACGGGCGGCAGGAGCACTTGAACCAGCGGTTCTGGAACAATCTCCGCCACTTTGCCGGCGCTTACCGACAAGATGAGGACAATTAGCAGCAATCCGGCAGCATAGCTCCTTCTCGGCACCCAGGAGGATTGCAGGTACAGGGAGATGGTGATCCCTAATATCCCCAGAAGAACATGGCCTGTGTAAGCAAGCAATATCCGCTGAAGCCCTGCGGATTCATTGAAGCTTCCGGTCACAACCGGATACAGGACAATGGCCAGAGCCAGCAGCAGGACTAGCAGAATTAGGGTAAGAATAGCACCAAGGCTGTACCGCCGGGCACTGCGCAGCTGAACGATGGCCACCTGCTTCTGCACGGCATGTTCATGGTTCAGGAAGCTGAGGCCCAGCCAGGCAGAACCTATGTATACAATGACAGCCGTGGCGGAGTAGCTGCTCATCACCGGATTAGGCTTGTAGGAATAGAGAATGAGGACCGCAATAATCATCCCGGCGACCGGGCCGAAGTACCGCTGGGAGACACTGTAACTCCTTAAAAAGTAACCAATTAGCCCTCTCATCTGCTCTCACTTCCGTTCCGCTTCTTCGGGTCCATCCACTCTGTAAGATCACTCAGACCTCCGAGCGGCTTCACCTCAGCTATGGAACCGCCTGCGGCAAGAATCTGCTGCAGGCAGATATCTGACATCTGCTGATCTACGGTCAGCCCTATACTGGCGGTCCCTGCGCGGTCCGGCGCAGGTTGCATTGTTAACACTCCGGGCAACACCTTGACCGCCTGCTGTGCTTCTTCCGGCAGCCCGGTGCAGACGATATGCATCACAGGAGCACTCCGCAGATTCTCCGGTCCGCGAATTGTACGGATGACCTGCCCCTCCTGCAGCACCAGCACCTCATCACCCAGCGCCTCAATGATCTGCGGCTCGTGAACGGAGAAGACCAGTGCCGTACCCTCCTGCTTCAGCTCCTGCAGGAGTGTGATAAGTGTATCCTGTGCCGGCAGATCCAGGCCGGACATCGGTTCGTCCAGCAGCAGAAGCTGCGGCCGGATCAGCACGCCCTGAATCAGATTGACCTTCTGCAGCATTCCCTTAGAGTAGCCCTCCATCGGGCGGCTGCGGAAGGCCTCCAGACCGAAGCGCTGCAGCAGCCCGCTTACCCTGGACCGGACCTCCCCCTCCGGGAGTCCGGCGATGCGGCCCATGGCGTGCAGATAATCCTCTGCCGTCAGCTTCAGGCCGGGAAAAGCTTCCGGCGCATAACCGGCGGTGATCCCCTTACTATGCCAATTAAGCTCTCCGGAGGACAGCTTCAGCAGTCCGGCGAGTATGGAGAGCAGTGTGCTTTTGCCGGAGCCGTTGCGGCCGATCAGGGCTGTTGCCGAGCCGGGGTGAACCGTCATAGAGACGTCATTCAGAACCGGGCGGCCTCCATACCTCTTGCTGCCCCTGATTATTGTGAGTAATGGTGATGTGTTCGTAACTTCCAAGCCCCCTTCAACTCCTATTGGTAAGATTCGCCGGAACGCCC
This region of Paenibacillus sp. FSL K6-1096 genomic DNA includes:
- a CDS encoding ABC transporter ATP-binding protein, whose product is MKSWKSYFTFVRPYLKWIILTLIIGMVKFSIPLTLPMILKYVVDELLGNPALPVAERISKLMMVLGGSLVLFVLIRGPVEYYRQYFAQLITSKVLFDMRNRLYAHLQRLSLRYYQNTKVGEAISRFINDVEQSKNLVEVGMMNVWLDMFTLLFALGFMLYLNPMLTLVAVAVLPLYGIAVNTLYKRLKVLTKDRSQALAVIQGYLHERIQGIAVIRSFTMERVDQRQFEDINGRFLQKAMAQTRWNAFTFAIINTLTDIAPLLVIGYGGYQVIQGHLTLGTFVAFFGYLDRMYAPLRRLINSSTVLTQASASLERVLELLNEPYDIVDAPGAEPLRDAAGEIEFRKVWFKYGEEHEWVLRNIDLSIAPGQTVALVGMSGGGKSSLISLIPRFYDISEGSLRLDGRDVRELTQESLRQTVGMVLQDNFLFSGSVRDNILFGNPGAGEEEIIAAAKSANAHDFIMQLPEGYDTEVGERGVKLSGGQKQRVAIARVFLKDPKVLILDEATSALDLESEHLIQQALQALSSERTTLIVAHRLSTITHADQIIVMENGEITERGTHEELMALAGSYARLFNVQHLNA
- a CDS encoding ADP-heptose synthase; the encoded protein is MPRQFVTEAVMMAIYGQLLNPRSPVEYIVPYTTIMELYELRDSNEPVMSQADDDKHVRLRIRELIDYFEEPLNAKKINRCLNIPWAKSSGILLGSQAQLTIINSVDNASYGEAFDPIETELLLASQREKVPILTDQFELIQRIIEGGVPVQVYDIDDFEFAMEEETFRSSP
- a CDS encoding HesB/YadR/YfhF family protein; protein product: MNILISPQAAAWFKRELSLGDGAHIRLFPRYSSGGGLHPGFSLGIATEQPGRPAAAFEQDSLIFYMEEQDLWYLEGYNLAIVYSEAEDDIEYRYEPVPVT
- a CDS encoding ABC transporter transmembrane domain-containing protein; protein product: MFSVLRDLGWFFRREKRRYTIGLILLIVVGVLELLPPRLLGNAIDDIVSGSITTGSLMKYIGMIVIFLLTIYWITYIWMHKLFGGSNLVERLLRSRFMNHLMTMTPAFFERNRTGDLMARATNDIRAVAVTVGFGMLTLVDSTVYLTVVLFAMGFLVSWKLTLAAVIPLPLIAIAMVFYGKAIHDRYSLAQDAFGDMNDQVLESVSGIRVIRAYVQERLDEKRFSDITEDVYRKNMAVARVDAFFEPTIRFCVGLSYIIALTYGIYLVFRNQITLGDLVSFNMYLGMIVWPMFAIGELINIMQRGGASLERIDETLNAKPDVKDVPHPVKVANPASIELKDVTFRYPTSTVDNLSGVSFSLSQGQTLGVVGRTGSGKSTLLKQLLHEYPTGTGEILISGVPITQIALDQLHSWMGYVPQEQILFSKSVRENIQFGRSGASDERIMQAITAAAFQNDLGTLSDGLDTMVGERGVSLSGGQKQRVSISRAFIADPDILILDDALSAVDARTEAKIIENIREERSGKTTLISTHRLSAIEHADLIVVLDGGHITERGTHQELLELNGWYREQFDRQQVENNLTNE
- a CDS encoding ABC transporter ATP-binding protein, translated to MTQSTGKRLLQYALTAKKTFIAALLLLTIGVAAELAGPFIAKSMIDNHLLAIEKPYFQTASPKDAAEYNNTYYKRGDRFAADEAKGQEVRLLQVGRSFYFINEAVTQAEGERSFADGSVQVKYGDQIAVYPAVKLSAGELFAFYQPELPGIYELVGLYALFLVISIIAEFGKTYWLQSSANQVIRKLRTDVYAHIQRLPVHFFDNLPAGKVVSRVTNDTEAVKDLFIAVLSNFATGIINITGVYVALFLLDVKLGLVSLFIVPVIIIWIVLYRKIATKYNTIIRSRLSEINAIINESIQGMSIIRIFRRQKQSSAEFEQLNDDYLKYQNKMLNLNAFTSHNLVNSLRNLSFVLVLWYFGFGSMNGSTFVSLGVLYAFVDVLGRMFQPITGMVNQLANLDSSMVSAGRVFTLMDEPGEPVTDGSMPRYKGNVVFKDVSFAYKKDFVLRDISFEARPGETVALVGHTGSGKSSIINLLFRFYDPQKGSITIDGQEVTGLPKQWLRSHMGIVLQDPYLFTGTIASNVSLGDERISRERVERALREVGADKLLSHLPQGFDEPVIEKGSTLSAGQRQLISFARALAFDPAILILDEATSNIDTETESVIQQALEVLKKGRTTFIIAHRLSTIRSADQILVLHRGQIVERGSHDELMALGGRYFRMYQLQLGAGAGEPAAEPAAGNSSADTAAAGLRPSLEV
- a CDS encoding crosslink repair DNA glycosylase YcaQ family protein → MITYKLSKRQARLFLLRHQRLVADGGTGGKQGIYDYVRHVGCIQYDPLSIAGHNHELVLQARIPDFVPAMANELLYQDRLLLDGWDKNMSIYCTEDWPYFQRRREAAARHRHNEAMAAMVAHVREELEARGPLSSLDLESREKIDWAWAPARLSRAAMESMYFWGELSIHHRVHTRRYYDYTAKLLPAELLSASDPNATLEEHYDWYVLRRVGSIGLQWNRAGDGWLGIAGLKSKERTASIQRLLQDDLLREVQVEGIKLPLYVRTADTPVLEAVLQEDYGHLPESAADVQPQSASGVTPFAALLAPLDNLLWDRELIRQLFGFHYRWEVYKPVLEREYGYYVLPLLYGDRFIARLEPVMNKKTGILDIIRWWWEPGEALDRGMLPALLQAFTALMRSTGATGIRFAPDLVRDCGLQELEAGLPAPLPVQ
- a CDS encoding ABC transporter ATP-binding protein produces the protein MEVTNTSPLLTIIRGSKRYGGRPVLNDVSMTVHPGSATALIGRNGSGKSTLLSILAGLLKLSSGELNWHSKGITAGYAPEAFPGLKLTAEDYLHAMGRIAGLPEGEVRSRVSGLLQRFGLEAFRSRPMEGYSKGMLQKVNLIQGVLIRPQLLLLDEPMSGLDLPAQDTLITLLQELKQEGTALVFSVHEPQIIEALGDEVLVLQEGQVIRTIRGPENLRSAPVMHIVCTGLPEEAQQAVKVLPGVLTMQPAPDRAGTASIGLTVDQQMSDICLQQILAAGGSIAEVKPLGGLSDLTEWMDPKKRNGSESR